DNA sequence from the Bacteroidota bacterium genome:
GAGACTGCTTACTGAAGACTGCTTACTGAAGACTGCATACTAGAGACTGCTTACTGGAGACTGCAGTAGGTTTTTTTATGTTTATGCGTGTATTTGTTTATATTTTCTCGCAAAGACACAAAGAACGCAAAGGAAATAAAAAAAAGTCAACCTTATTCAGGCAAGCACAAACTGCTTATTGGAGACTGCTTACTGAAGACTGCATACTGGAGACTGCTTACTGAAGACTGCCTTACTCTTCCTTCTTCCTATTAGCTTTTTTCCGCTTCTCAAGAGTATTTATTATTTCTTTAATATCTTTAACGGAAATTCTTTTTGCTTCAATTATGTGGTTTTTATTGAGAAGATAAATTACAGGTGAACTATGAATATCGTATAACACACGGAAGTTTGTTGAGTTTCCGGGATCTGATAAATTTATCCAATTAAAGTTATTTTCATTAACATAATCTTTCCATTGTTTGAGGTCTGTTCCTAAGAAAATAGCAAATACTTCAAGTGAATCTCTATCTGTTTTATTGTAGTATTTTTTTAATATTGGTAATACTTTTCTACAATGTCCACAATCATAATCCCAAAAAATTAGAACAGAGTATTCGGAATATGTATCAAAAATAGAATGATATGTACCGGAAGTATCTTTCATTACTAATTCTTTGGCTTTCATGCCGATTATGTTGTTACTTAGTTTTGCAACTCTATCCCATATTTTTGCTAATTGAGTAGAATCCGACCAGTAAGCAAGTCCGCTAAGGTAATATCTTTCAGCAAGGTGTACAAAAACTTCATCCATGCCCATATATTTGGACTGGGCATATTTATTAAAAAGTTTTATTAGTGTATATTTAAAAAGCTGTGTGTCGGAAAGTGATTTATCAATTACACGTGCTGCTGCAAATTTCAATGAATCGGGATGACGGATTGTAATTCTGTTCATAAATTTATTGACTTTTGCATCGTATAATGGTGTACGTAGCATTCTGGCATCAGAAAAATCAATATTATCGAAAAAGTGNNNNNNNNNNNNNNNNNNNNNNNNNNNNNNNNNNNNNNNNNNNNNNNNNNNNNNNNNNNNNNNNNNNNNNNNNNNNNNNNNNNNNNNNNNNNNNNNNNNNAGAGTTTTTTATAGACAATGAAAAATTTTGAAGCAAATCGGGATAATGTAAAAAATTGCCACAGACTTCGTCTGTTGAAGACATGCTAAGTGTAATAGAAGTAAGACTACGTCTGTCGAAGACAGATTCACAGATTTAATATTTCTATATATTTGATAATCTGTCTTCGACAGACGAAGTCGGTAGCTGAATAACGCTTTTTTATTCGCACCCCAATCATTTTCAAAGCAGAGTTTTCTTCAAAACTATTTCTCCTTCTTCACCTTTTAGTATTAAATTGTTTCCTATTACCTGATA
Encoded proteins:
- a CDS encoding thioredoxin-like domain-containing protein; translation: HFFDNIDFSDARMLRTPLYDAKVNKFMNRITIRHPDSLKFAAARVIDKSLSDTQLFKYTLIKLFNKYAQSKYMGMDEVFVHLAERYYLSGLAYWSDSTQLAKIWDRVAKLSNNIIGMKAKELVMKDTSGTYHSIFDTYSEYSVLIFWDYDCGHCRKVLPILKKYYNKTDRDSLEVFAIFLGTDLKQWKDYVNENNFNWINLSDPGNSTNFRVLYDIHSSPVIYLLNKNHIIEAKRISVKDIKEIINTLEKRKKANRKKEE